Proteins encoded together in one Flavobacteriales bacterium window:
- a CDS encoding PKD domain-containing protein: MAAVTWSGEVRSQVFEISNGTDNTCTGAFLDSGGQGGAGYGNNENYTYTLCPDNPGDAISVDFITFQLSTAGVAPIDNLTIHDGNSTSAPLIGSYTGTQLQGQVVSASPGNSSGCLTFVWTSNATGTGIFAASITCYVPCVRPVAAATMTPAAPAMICPGESVSFNGSGSTAAAGFSIASYTWDWDDGTTSTSANPAASHTFTAPGEYVVQLVVEDNNGCASVNLLDLQVLVGTEPTFTGTLADPGTCVGTPVCLDGVVNATTWSAQPTVDFGGGVALPDNVGSCFTSQLQFTGFSPGATLTNVNQLQSICLDIEHSFLGDLVISIISPSGETVVLHQQGGLGTYLGVPVDNELTPNAVGTCWTYCFSPTATNGTMAANAGATLPAGTYESVDPLAGLLGAQLNGMWTIEICDLWTFDNGFLCGWSMAFDPGLFGTLTEFTPTYGGACDSTWWTGPDIVSSTGDCDGICVQPPTPGTYAYVYHAADNFGCSYDTTVSVTVYPPPTVNAGADVTICAGQGPVQLGATASGGAPTSACTYVLQMLDSFGDGWNGASVTITINGVPATYTLNNGANGTVNLPVQTGDVIAISFTSGTYDNEITYRLRNGSNTIVFQDGPSPTIGPAWSGVVDCGTVPATYSYSWSPTAGLSDPNIANPTANPGTTTTYTVTVTQNGQPACVGSDQVTVTVATPYGAGTDGAITVCSDAAPFDLFALLTGATTGGTWTAPGGATVGATFSPGTDAAGIYTYTVTTGAPCPGNDQSTVTVTVVDLPDPGTDGSITLCSTDAPADLFTLLGGTPDAGGAWSGPSTLTGSSFDPGSMLAGVYTYTVTGAAPCPSESANVTVVVNTPPDPGTDGSITLCSTDAPADLFTLLGGTPDAGGAWSGPSTLTGSSFDPGSMLAGVYTYTVTGAAPCPSESANVTVVVNTPPDPGTDGSITLCSTDAPADLFTLLGGTPDTGGAWSGPSTLTGSSFDPGSMLAGVYTYTVTGAAPCPSESANVTVVVNTPPDPGTDGSITLCSTDAPADLFTPRRHARYRWCMERPSTLTGSSFDPGSMLAGVYTYTVTGAAPCPSESANVTVVVNTPPDPGTDGSITLCSTDAPADLFVLLGGTPDVGGAWSGPSTLTGSSFDPGSMTAGVYTYTVTGAAPCPSESANVTVVVNTPPDPGTDGSITLCSTDAPADLFALLGGTPDVGGAWSGPSALTGSSFDPGSMLAGVYTYTVAGAAPCPSESATVTVAVNAPPDPGTDGSITLCSTDAPADLFALLGGTPDAGGAWSGPSTLTGSSFDPGSMLAGVYTYTVTGAAPCPSESATVTVAVNTPPDPGTDGSITLCSTDAPADLFALLGGTPDAGGAWSGPSALAGSSFNPGSMLEGVYTYTVTGAAPCPSESANVTVVVNTPPDAGLDGGLTLCVSSPSVPLITGLNGSPGAGGTWTGPGGTAVAGLFTPGTDPTGTYTYTVVGLAPCPSATAIVQVIVATDPDPGIDGALLLCTSDASTLLFAALGGTPDAGGSWSGPSPVGGGLFDPGTMLAGVYTYTITVPPPCTSASSTVTVTLNTPPDPGVDGALLLCATSPAAALLSGLGGSPDAGGVWSGPSPVIGGLFDPVGMAPGTYTYTVAGTAPCPAAAAIVEVTVVANPDAGTPGAIRCAPATRRPPSSHSSAARPMRAEAGAVPARSTAAASIPAPCSPACTPTPSRCHRPAPAPAVR; this comes from the coding sequence ATGGCGGCTGTAACGTGGTCGGGCGAGGTCCGTTCCCAGGTCTTCGAGATCTCCAACGGCACGGACAACACGTGCACAGGCGCCTTTCTCGACAGCGGCGGTCAGGGCGGTGCCGGGTACGGGAACAACGAGAACTACACCTACACGCTCTGCCCGGATAATCCTGGAGATGCGATCTCGGTGGACTTCATCACGTTCCAGCTTTCCACGGCCGGCGTCGCCCCGATCGACAACCTGACGATCCACGATGGCAATAGCACCTCGGCCCCGCTGATCGGCAGCTATACCGGCACCCAATTGCAAGGCCAGGTGGTGTCGGCCAGCCCCGGCAACAGCAGCGGCTGCCTCACCTTCGTGTGGACCTCCAACGCCACGGGTACCGGCATCTTCGCTGCATCCATCACCTGCTATGTGCCGTGCGTGCGGCCTGTGGCCGCGGCCACGATGACACCCGCCGCGCCGGCCATGATCTGCCCCGGGGAGAGCGTGAGCTTCAATGGCAGCGGCTCCACCGCCGCAGCGGGCTTCAGCATCGCCAGCTACACGTGGGACTGGGACGATGGCACCACCTCGACCTCGGCGAACCCGGCGGCCTCGCACACCTTCACCGCTCCGGGCGAGTACGTGGTGCAGTTGGTGGTGGAGGACAACAACGGCTGCGCGAGCGTCAACCTGCTGGACCTGCAGGTGCTGGTGGGCACCGAGCCGACGTTCACGGGAACTCTGGCGGACCCGGGCACTTGCGTAGGCACGCCCGTATGCCTCGATGGCGTGGTGAACGCCACCACGTGGAGCGCCCAACCGACGGTCGACTTCGGTGGGGGGGTGGCCCTTCCGGACAACGTGGGGAGCTGCTTCACCTCGCAGCTACAGTTCACCGGCTTCTCTCCGGGCGCGACGCTCACGAACGTCAATCAGTTGCAGAGCATCTGCCTGGACATCGAGCACTCCTTCCTCGGCGACCTGGTGATCAGCATCATCAGCCCGAGCGGTGAAACGGTGGTGCTGCACCAACAGGGCGGTCTGGGCACCTACCTCGGCGTTCCGGTGGACAACGAGCTGACGCCGAACGCGGTGGGCACCTGCTGGACCTACTGCTTCAGTCCAACGGCGACCAACGGCACCATGGCCGCCAACGCAGGCGCAACGCTTCCAGCCGGCACCTACGAGAGCGTCGATCCCCTGGCCGGCCTGCTCGGCGCGCAACTGAACGGGATGTGGACGATCGAGATCTGCGACCTGTGGACCTTCGACAACGGCTTCCTCTGCGGGTGGAGCATGGCGTTCGACCCGGGGCTCTTCGGCACGCTCACCGAGTTCACCCCCACGTACGGCGGGGCCTGCGACAGCACGTGGTGGACCGGTCCGGACATCGTGAGCAGCACCGGTGATTGCGACGGGATCTGCGTGCAACCGCCCACGCCGGGCACCTATGCTTACGTGTACCACGCGGCGGACAACTTCGGGTGCTCCTACGACACCACGGTGTCGGTGACCGTATATCCTCCACCCACCGTGAACGCTGGTGCGGACGTCACCATCTGCGCCGGACAGGGCCCTGTGCAGCTCGGTGCGACGGCCAGCGGTGGTGCGCCCACCTCCGCGTGCACCTACGTGCTGCAGATGCTCGACAGCTTCGGCGATGGATGGAACGGAGCGTCCGTGACGATCACCATCAACGGCGTGCCGGCCACGTACACCCTGAACAATGGGGCCAACGGCACGGTGAACCTGCCGGTGCAGACCGGCGATGTGATCGCCATCTCCTTCACCTCGGGCACCTACGACAACGAGATCACGTACCGGCTGCGCAATGGATCCAACACCATCGTGTTCCAGGATGGCCCCTCTCCCACCATCGGGCCCGCCTGGAGCGGCGTGGTGGACTGTGGCACCGTGCCCGCGACTTACAGCTACAGCTGGAGCCCGACCGCGGGTCTGAGCGATCCGAATATCGCGAACCCCACCGCCAACCCCGGCACCACCACCACCTACACGGTGACGGTGACACAGAACGGCCAGCCCGCTTGCGTCGGGAGCGATCAGGTCACGGTGACCGTGGCCACACCCTACGGCGCCGGCACGGATGGTGCGATCACCGTGTGCAGTGATGCGGCGCCGTTCGATCTCTTCGCCCTGCTGACCGGCGCCACGACCGGCGGCACGTGGACAGCCCCAGGGGGTGCAACGGTCGGTGCCACCTTCTCGCCAGGCACGGACGCGGCAGGCATCTACACGTACACGGTGACCACCGGTGCGCCCTGCCCGGGGAACGATCAGTCGACCGTGACGGTCACCGTGGTGGACCTTCCCGACCCCGGCACCGACGGCAGCATCACGCTCTGCAGCACCGACGCACCCGCCGATCTCTTCACACTCCTCGGCGGCACGCCCGATGCCGGAGGCGCGTGGAGCGGTCCCAGCACGCTCACCGGCAGCAGCTTCGATCCGGGCAGCATGCTCGCAGGCGTGTACACCTACACGGTGACCGGTGCCGCGCCGTGTCCGAGCGAGAGTGCGAACGTGACCGTTGTGGTGAACACGCCTCCTGATCCCGGCACCGACGGCAGCATCACCCTTTGCAGCACCGACGCACCCGCCGATCTCTTCACACTCCTCGGCGGCACGCCCGATGCCGGAGGCGCGTGGAGCGGTCCCAGCACGCTCACCGGCAGCAGCTTCGATCCGGGCAGCATGCTCGCAGGCGTGTACACCTACACGGTGACCGGTGCCGCGCCGTGTCCGAGCGAGAGTGCGAACGTGACCGTTGTGGTGAACACGCCTCCTGATCCCGGCACCGACGGCAGCATCACCCTTTGCAGCACCGACGCACCCGCCGATCTCTTCACACTCCTCGGCGGCACGCCCGATACCGGTGGTGCATGGAGCGGCCCGAGCACGCTCACCGGCAGCAGCTTCGATCCGGGCAGCATGCTCGCAGGCGTGTACACCTACACGGTGACCGGTGCCGCGCCGTGTCCGAGCGAGAGTGCGAACGTGACCGTTGTGGTGAACACGCCTCCTGATCCCGGCACCGACGGCAGCATCACCCTTTGCAGCACCGACGCACCCGCCGATCTCTTCACTCCTCGGCGGCACGCCCGATACCGGTGGTGCATGGAGCGCCCGAGCACGCTCACCGGCAGCAGCTTCGATCCGGGCAGCATGCTCGCAGGCGTGTACACCTACACGGTGACCGGTGCCGCGCCGTGTCCGAGCGAGAGTGCGAACGTGACCGTTGTGGTGAACACGCCTCCTGATCCCGGCACCGACGGCAGCATCACCCTTTGCAGCACCGACGCGCCCGCCGATCTCTTCGTGCTGCTCGGCGGCACGCCCGATGTCGGAGGCGCGTGGAGCGGACCCAGCACGCTCACCGGCAGCAGCTTCGATCCGGGCAGCATGACCGCCGGGGTGTACACCTACACGGTGACCGGCGCTGCGCCGTGTCCGAGCGAGAGTGCGAACGTGACCGTTGTGGTGAACACGCCTCCTGATCCCGGCACCGACGGCAGCATCACGCTCTGCAGCACCGACGCGCCCGCCGACCTCTTCGCGCTGCTCGGCGGCACGCCCGATGTCGGAGGCGCGTGGAGCGGGCCCAGCGCGCTCACCGGCAGCAGCTTCGATCCGGGCAGCATGCTCGCAGGCGTGTACACCTACACGGTGGCCGGTGCCGCGCCGTGCCCGAGTGAGAGCGCCACCGTCACGGTCGCCGTGAACGCCCCGCCCGATCCGGGCACGGACGGCAGCATCACGCTCTGCAGCACCGACGCACCCGCCGACCTCTTCGCCCTGCTGGGCGGCACGCCCGATGCCGGTGGTGCGTGGAGCGGCCCGAGCACGCTCACCGGCAGCAGCTTCGATCCGGGCAGCATGCTCGCAGGCGTGTACACCTACACGGTGACCGGTGCCGCGCCGTGCCCGAGTGAGAGCGCCACCGTCACGGTCGCCGTCAACACCCCGCCCGATCCGGGCACCGACGGCAGCATCACGCTCTGCAGCACCGACGCACCCGCCGACCTCTTCGCCCTGCTGGGCGGCACGCCCGATGCCGGTGGCGCGTGGAGCGGGCCCAGCGCGCTGGCCGGTAGCAGCTTCAATCCGGGCAGCATGCTCGAAGGCGTCTACACCTACACAGTGACCGGCGCTGCGCCGTGTCCGAGCGAGAGTGCGAACGTGACCGTTGTGGTGAACACGCCTCCTGATGCGGGGCTTGATGGTGGATTGACGCTGTGCGTCTCCAGTCCTTCGGTGCCACTCATCACGGGCTTGAACGGAAGTCCCGGTGCCGGTGGAACATGGACTGGACCCGGTGGGACCGCGGTCGCTGGGCTGTTCACCCCCGGGACCGATCCCACCGGCACCTACACCTACACGGTGGTCGGCCTTGCTCCCTGTCCATCCGCAACCGCGATCGTGCAGGTCATCGTGGCCACGGATCCGGATCCCGGGATCGACGGTGCTCTCCTGCTCTGCACGAGCGACGCGTCCACCCTGCTGTTCGCTGCGCTCGGAGGAACCCCCGATGCCGGCGGGAGTTGGTCAGGTCCGAGCCCAGTGGGCGGCGGACTTTTCGATCCCGGCACCATGCTCGCGGGTGTCTACACCTACACCATCACGGTGCCACCGCCCTGCACCAGCGCCAGCAGCACGGTGACCGTGACGCTGAACACGCCGCCCGATCCGGGTGTTGACGGCGCCCTCTTGCTCTGCGCCACCAGTCCGGCCGCCGCTCTCCTCAGTGGCTTGGGCGGATCGCCGGATGCGGGTGGCGTGTGGAGCGGGCCCAGCCCGGTGATCGGCGGCCTCTTCGATCCGGTGGGCATGGCGCCTGGCACCTACACCTACACCGTCGCCGGAACGGCCCCCTGCCCAGCCGCTGCGGCCATCGTGGAGGTCACCGTGGTGGCCAACCCGGATGCGGGAACGCCGGGTGCGATACGCTGTGCACCAGCAACGCGGCGACCGCCCTCTTCGCACAGCTCGGCGGCACGCCCGATGCGGGCGGAAGCTGGAGCGGTCCCAGCACGCTCAACGGCAGCAGCTTCGATCCCGGCACCATGCTCGCCGGCGTGTACACCTACACCATCACGGTGCCACCGCCCTGCACCAGCGCCAGCAGTGCGGTGA